A single genomic interval of Carassius gibelio isolate Cgi1373 ecotype wild population from Czech Republic chromosome A22, carGib1.2-hapl.c, whole genome shotgun sequence harbors:
- the cfhl3 gene encoding LOW QUALITY PROTEIN: complement factor H like 3 (The sequence of the model RefSeq protein was modified relative to this genomic sequence to represent the inferred CDS: substituted 1 base at 1 genomic stop codon), with protein MRVPVQIISFSCFLFSVTFVHGQEFLREDITYEYTQPVLNVSYADGESVSVNCMTGYTGFCKLKCKNGQWLTFIAQRCSKKKCGHQNGDFKLLEGKDYTSGVTVEYSCEKGYKMISRINRHHCRIKGWDNSVPVFEEVGCPVIHTDGEVTAKEGTXGDVIHFECVSSDKKLDGNSDIHCTENGVCSGPVPKCIVTCKLEVTEPEVIRTIPMGKTDFKAGEMVVIICSAKNQLFNKQETFTCTDNGKWDYKPTCKESRCEAPINQHVYLPKYYFSGDLKLGEKRSYSCESGYRKLAEVVTCTRDGWAPKPLCAEMMCNPPKIPNAEIVGQQRAIYRINSKIQYKCRPGFEPEEPVEITCDPQGQWTGIQQCSDGTCQEQELKNIKIIFGYPSIALPYTPGHILVFRCTDDNMRFYGQRAIECLPDGRWNYPYPQCGGKVQCSQPTKNLQFVTLADEKTEYSNFEILQYTCKKPYDQIPRGVLMCQNGKWNGTFDCKSTICPPPPYLQHGDYSINSAKDEVITAVSYACQSYYVLTKQQDVYKCVDGKWETPPKCLRPCEIDDIVEKYNLQLPKEKVYIRHAEKYRLNCRDGWNTGSDFKPYVDVSCSNGNLQIDKSCN; from the exons ATGAGAGTTCCTGTACAAATCATCAGCTTTTCCTGCTTTCTGTTTTCTGTTACCTTTGTGCACGGTCAAG AATTTCTTAGAGAGGACATTACATACGAATACACACAACcagttttaaatgtttcataCGCTGATGGTGAATCAGTGAGCGTGAACTGCATGACAGGTTATACTGGCTTTTGTAAGTTAAAGTGTAAAAATGGACAATGGCTTACGTTCATTGCACAGAGATGCTCAA AGAAAAAATGTGGTCACCAAAATGGTGATTTTAAACTTTTAGAGGGAAAAGATTATACTTCTGGAGTAACAGTGGAGTATTCTTGCGAGAAGGG GTACAAAATGAtaagcagaatcaatcggcatcACTGTAGAATTAAAGGGTGGGATAATTCTGTCCCTGTCTTTGAGG AGGTGGGATGCCCTGTGATTCACACAGATGGAGAAGTGACTGCAAAGGAAGGAACTTAGGGCGATGTTATTCATTTTGAGTGTGTATCTTCTGACAAAAAGCTAGACGGAAATAGTGACATTCATTGTACGGAGAACGGCGTTTGCAGCGGGCCCGTTCCAAAATGCATAG TTACTTGTAAGCTTGAGGTGACGGAACCTGAAGTAATAAGAACCATCCCAATGGGAAAAACTGATTTCAAAGCTGGAGAAATGGTGGTGATTATCTGTTCTGCCAAAAACCAGCTCTTTAATAAACAGGAAACATTTACTTGCACAGACAATGGGAAGTGGGATTACAAGCCTACTTGTAAGG AGAGCAGATGTGAAGCTCCAATCAACCAGCACGTGTATCTCCCAAAATATTACTTTAGTGGAGATCTGAAACTGGGAGAAAAGAGATCGTACAGTTGCGAGTCTGGATATCGTAAATTAGCTGAAGTGGTCACATGTACACGAGACGGATGGGCACCAAAACCACTGTGTGCTG aaatgATGTGTAATCCGCCAAAAATTCCAAATGCAGAGATTGTGGGACAACAGAGAGCAATCTACAGAATCAattcaaaaatacaatataaatgtcGTCCTGGATTTGAACCAGAGGAGCCTGTAGAAATCACTTGTGATCCCCAGGGCCAGTGGACGGGCATACAGCAATGCTCTG ATGGTACCTGTCAGGAGCAAGaactcaaaaatataaaaattatatttgggtATCCGAGCATCGCTTTACCTTATACACCTGGACATATCTTGGTTTTTCGATGCACTGATGACAACATGAGGTTTTACGGCCAACGTGCAATTGAATGCCTGCCAGATGGGAGGTGGAATTACCCATATCCACAATGTGGAG GAAAGGTTCAGTGCTCCCAACCAACAAAGAACTTGCAATTTGTGACACTGGCAGATGAGAAAACTGAATACAGCAACTTTGAGATACTGCAATACACATGCAAGAAACCTTACGATCAAATTCCAAGAGGAGTTTTGATGTGCCAAAATGGAAAATGGAACGGAACGTTTGATTGCAAAA GTACGATCTGTCCACCTCCTCCATATCTTCAACATGGAGACTACAGCATCAACAGTGCAAAAGATGAAGTGATCACAGCAGTATCTTACGCTTGCCAGTCTTACTATGTGCTTACCAAGCAACAGGATGTTTATAAGTGTGTGGATGGGAAATGGGAGACCCCTCCAAAATGCCTGA GACCTTGTGAAATTGATGACATTGTTGAGAAGTACAATCTGCAGCTTCCTAAAGAAAAGGTCTACATAAGGCATGCTGAAAAGTATAGACTGAACTGTAGAGATGGGTGGAATACTGGAAGTGATTTTAAACCTTATGTGGATGTGTCGTGTTCCAACGGGAATCTGCAGATTGACAAAAGTT GTAACTAA